The Thalassotalea piscium sequence AATACAACGAATAGGAATTTACAATGAATAATAATACAGCTATTCCTTCTTGGTACAAAACAGTCGCCATAATTGCCGTTATATGGAATATTATGGGCGTTATTGCCTTCTCTGGACATGTAATGATGAGCCCTGAAGCAATAGCCACGCTCCCAGCTGCAGAGCAAGAGCTCTATCAAAATATACCTGTGTGGGTAACAATCGCTTTTGCTATTGCTGTTTTTGCTGGTTTATTGGGCAGTATTGCGCTCCTACTTAGAAAACCATTGGCTTTACCGCTTCTTATTTCTTCCCTTGTCGGTATTATTATTCAAGATACATATTCATTCTTGTTTACAAATACTATCAAGATTTATGGCAATTCTGTTTTAATAATGCCTTCAGTAGTTATAGTAATAGCCGTTTTTCTAATTTGGTTAGCCAATAAAGCTAAAAATAACCACTGGCTTGATCATTAAATAGGCAAGCTTACTTAATGGCTAATTGATTATTATGAATGACTTTTTAACCAGTTAACCACCTCAGGAAAGTGATCATCAATGCTTAGCGGATGCGTTAAAATATTAATATGATCGTAATTAAGTGCGTTGCCACTTTCCTTTGATAGTAAGCTTAATTTAGCTTCGTTATTATAAGACTCATCAATAAAGGCTTGTACATCTTTAACATTACCAAGCACTTTGTCGCTAACTCCTGTTATATGCCACGTAGGCGGCCAGCTAATATTTTTCGCGGCTTCTTGATAACTAAAACCGTCGTTACGATCTTGCCATTTACCTGGTTTAACCCAATCAATACTGTCTTTTAAAAATAATAATGTTTCGCTATCAGCGCCGAATCTCAGCTTTTTAGCGTCGATATAGCCTTTTCTTTTAGCAAGTTTAGGCGCTAAGCTATTCCATATTAAATTCACTTTAAGTGTTTTTTCAAAGCCTGAGGTCAGCACGCTACGTTTAGTACCAAAACAGACATTACTTGCAATATGGGCTAACTTTTCAGGGAAACGAGCTAACGTACTAGCAAATAAAACACCGCCCCAAGAGTGACAAATAACATGCATTTTTTTACTATTTCTTTTTACGACTTCGTCAATAAGTAACGGAATATCTTTAGTGATTATTTCAAATTGACCGTGTTGAGCATTCTCATGAATAGGGGGCGTACTTTTGCCTTTGCCACGAAAGTCTGCAACATAAACATCAAAACCTTGTTCAGCTAAATAGCACGCTAGCCCCTTACCAGATTCTGTATAAAATATTTTTCCATTTTCAATGGTGCCATGGAGCATTAAAACTGGAACGCCGTTAGGCGTACTCCAAATATGACGAAGGTGTAATTGATGCTCGTTCTCTTTAATATATAATGAGTTTTGATTCATGGTAGGCTCTAGTTGGTCAGACCAGATAACATTAACGATAAATCAATTAAAGATCAACAAACGCTAATTAAACATATTTTTCATATTATCGGCAAAAGCGACAAACTTTTCTTTAATAGTGCGTTTTACTTTAATGTCTATACCACCAAAAATAGCAAAACCTTCAATAATAATGGTTGGTGAGTTTCTATCTGCAATACAAGGTGCTTTATTATCAACGCCACCAAAAATACAAAAAGCTTTAGACACAACATTCACGTTTTCTGGTACATAAATATTATCGCCGCCAAAAAGACACAACACTTTCATCGTTATTTCTTTTTGACCAAACTGCGCGTCAGTAAAGTCTATATCTGAACCGCCAAAAATACTGATAGAGCGTATTTCTTTAGCAACGGTCCATCGTCCACTTCGGTTACTACCACCAAAAATGTTCACCATGTAATCAACATCTTTTGTATCTCCAACAGCATATTGAGTTGAAAGCTCACGACGCTTACTTTCAACATATGCTGGGTCTACCGCTAGATCTAAATCTTCAGCTAATGCTGCTATCTCTACATTGCTATTACTGGCCATCGCAGTGTCTAATCGACGCTCAAACGCTTCATAAGATAATTTACCATGACTGTAATTCATAATAAGTTGATCAATGACTTCTTCACGAACATTTTCTATAGGTCTGTCTTCAATGACTACAGGCATAAGTATCCTTGTTATTATTTGAAATAGTGAATGTTATTTAGCAACAATTAAACCACAATTAAAACTGTTATTTATCAATAACTTGATTATTTTCAAGCAAAACTACCACTTCATTTCTTTGTTAAAAACACAACATATTAGTTTTTTAAACCACTTTAGAGGAAGCTTTGCTACTTATTTTGTAGTTAGTCATTTGAGATTTGTGCAATAGTAAACGTCTGTAATTTACGTTACCTAAAAATGACTTACTTTTTGCTGCAACTTATTTATATAGGCGCACTATAGTTCTCGCTCTGCCTCAACTAAACCATGTTAAATTGGTTATTCTGTGGTATTTATGTCAGTATTTTGTTCAGTACTTTCAAACTGAGATAAGCTTTCTAAGCGTGCTCTTTCTGCTTTATTTACATATTTAGGTTTATTTGATTGCTGTAATTTAGCATTAGCTTTTTTAGCACGTTTTTTTAACGTTTCGTTAATTTTTTTCTTGCGGTTCATTTTCTAAACCTTCTCTTAAGGTAATATTTGGTTATTTTATCAAAATACGGCTGATAATTAACTAGCTTATTTACTCAGCCACAATTTTAATAACAGATGTGCTAAAAATAGGTATTTAAAAAATTTAATCTTCAGCAATTACTTCAGGTTTAACATAATTTATCGTTAATTCATCGTAAAAGCGGGTAATTGTTTATTAAAGGCTTTATGCTAATTATCTAACAATAACAACGAGAGCCACTCAATGAACTCAAAATTAACTATTCTAGCTGCAAGCCTAACACTTATTTTAGGCTGCAATAACGCAAATGTTGCTAATGAAGAGCAACAATCAGTTACCCAATCAGAATCTGCTGAGCAACTAGTTAAGCGTGCCAAAGCAATACACGAACGCGTTATTGTTTTAGACACCCATAACGACTTTAGTGATGCAAACTTTGTTGAAGATAAAAACTATACAATGCGCTTAAAAAGCCAAGTAAACTTACCTAAAATGGAAGAAGGTGGCTTAGACGTATCTTGGTTAATTGTGTATACAGGTCAAGGCGAGCTTAATGAAGCGGGTTATGCTAAAGCCTACGCCAGCGCCATGAAAAAATTTGAATCAATTCATCGTTTAACTGAAGAGATCGCACCTGATCAAATTGAATTAGCATTAACATCAGATGATGTAAGACGCATAATAAAAAGTGGTAAAAAAGTAGCGATGATCGGTGTTGAAAATGGTTACCCAATTGGTGAAGACATTAGTAATGTAAAGAAGTTTTATGATTTAGGCGCACGCTATATGTCGCTTGCTCATAATGGCCATAGCCAACTTAGCGACTCTAATACCGGCGACAAGGATCAACAATGGCTTCATAACGGTTTAAGTGACTTAGGTAGAGAAGCCATTAAAGAGATGAATAAATGGGGCATAATGATCGATATCTCTCATCCATCAAAGATGGCAAATATGGAAATGATGAGATTGTCTAAAGCGCCAGTAATTGCTTCACATTCGTCAAGTAGAGCTATGAACAATCATAGTCGTAATTTAGACGACGAAGAGTTATTAATGCTTAAAAAGAATGGCGGCGTAGTACAAGCTGTTGCTTTTCAAAGCTACTTAAATAGCCAAAAGCATGACACATTCCTCAACGCAGCTAAAGAGGTTTACCAGCAAACAGCCGATAAGCTAGGGTTAGCCTTATTTGATCGTAAACTCTACTCTACCCTTGATGAAGCGGGTAAAAATAAAATGGTTAACGATTGGCAAACAATCAAAGAACAGTCACAACCTGCAATAGATACACTGAGCAAAACCGTTAAGCAAGTTGATGTAGCTGACTTAGTTGACCATATCGATTACATGGTTAAGCTAATAGGTGTTGATCATGTTGGTATTAGTTCAGACTTTGATGGCGGCGGAGGTGTGTTAGGCTGGAATGATGCTGCTGAAACCCACAACGTTACCATTGAATTAGTTAAGCGTGGTTATTCTGAAAGTGATATTGAAAAAATTTGGAGCGGAAATTTACTCAGAGTACTAGATGACGTGCAGCGTGTAGCGAAAGAAATTCAAGCGAATAAAACTTAAGCAGCCTAATACATATTATAAGCAATTAATATTAAAGGAGGTGGCATATTAACCATCTCCTTTTTTACTGAATTAATTTTGTTATTGCTAAGTTGATAGACTTGAGCAATCTCGCACTACACTTTTAATTTTTTACAAATAATTGAGTGCTTTTAAACTCATCATTAACACTTTTTCTTCAATCGCGTTAAGCGGAGTTTTACTCAAAGGTTTTTCTGGATCGTCCCCAACGCCAGTAATTAAAGCAATAAACCCGTCACCTGTAACCGGGTCAAACCAAAATTGTCCAAGTAAACCATAGGCTGAGCCTAAATGACCATAAAAGCGGTGACTTTTATCCGTTAAGCCCCACTCTTTTAAGTCGATTATATGAGTAGACAAACCGTAAGCCGTATTTATACCAACAGAGGTTAAATTATCTGATGCTGTATCGCTATTTGTATCTCCATTTTTAATGGTTTTATCGTACGTCCATACTGGCTCTAGCATCATCTCAATTGATTGTTTAGAGATAACGTCATTAGTGTTTTCACCAACAAATAATTTCATTAAAACAGCTAGATCATTAGCCGATGCGCGTACTCCGCCTTGTGGAGAAAATAACGTAGGGTTACTGCCTAACTGATAGTTTTTAAGCATAGATAAATCTGGGCGTTGTGAACGGCTATATTTTTCTCCACCATAAAAACATGATATTTCACTGCCGTCTACTTGCGAGATCCAAGGACCTGTTGGGTCCCAGAAATCACCTCCGTGCCCTTTTCGGTAAAGCGTTGCAAGTAGTGAGTACTCTTCTTCATATAAGTCACAGACATTGAAACTAATGTCTAAGTTTAGTGGTGCAAATAACACCTTTTTAGCAAAAACATCCATTCTTAAACCACTTATATTTTCAATAACACCAGCGATTAAGCCAAAATTCAAATTTGAGTAGGCAAAGTAATCTCCTGGACCCTGATTTTCTTTAGCGGCAAAGTAACGGCCAGCATCTAGGTTTTTAGCTTCAAATAATGACTGATAATGCTCACCGAATGGCAAAAAATACGGGCCATTGTCACGGATAGAAGAAACATGTGCCAGCACTTGTTTGACTGTGATTTTTCGATTTGGGAAATTAGGGTTTCGTAAATTAAATCCTAAGTATTTAGAAATGTCTTCATCTAAAGAAAGCAAACCATCTTCAACTAAGGTCATTAACGACAGGGTTAACACGAGCTTTGAAATTGATGCAATACGTACTTTATGATTTATCGTTAAAGGGAGTTTCTCTCCAGCGGGGGAAATGGAAGAAAATCCTTCTGCATGCTCAAACACAACCTTGCCATTTTTAACTAATACTAACTGTAGACCAGCAATTTCCGTAGGTGTTTTATCTAGCTTGAAAACTAAATCAAACATTTGTTCTTTAACGGTATTATAGTTACTTTCGCTAGCTTCGACCGAATAAGAAGAAAATACGCATAAAAGTAATAGAAAATTAAAAAATTTCATAAACTCACTCCAGAGAGATCGAAAAAATCAATACTAGCATCAACGAAGCTAATTATATCTACCTTAAGTTGAGCTTTTATATCGTCCACTTATTTCGACTAAGGTGTAATAAACTATATTCTGGGTATAGAGTAAGATAGGTTAATGGCTAACACTAGGGCGTGTTGATCTTTCTAGTAAAATTTTGTACGAATTAAACATAGTTTAATTGAGGCGTAGCGAATAAAGTGTCGTTATTCTACATAAATAGCTTCCGCGTCCTGCTCACGCTAAGTACCTACTTCCGTGTAAGCAACGAAAAGTAAATCATGTTTAAACGTATCTGTAGGACAGCGCCTCTTTGGTTTTTCTACGGCGTTTACACTTATTTATGGGGAGCAACCCCATTACATAAGTTCAGCCTTGTATAAACACCAAATAAATCGCTGCAAAAATGTACAGCAAAGATCAACACGCCCTAAATAAATTGGTATATAACAAAAGTAATAATCAACGATATTATTGTTAACGACTTGATATGCGTCATAGAATCAAACTAAGGTTTGGGCACAATAGCATTAAAGATATTTAAACAATACAATGGGACACACGCTTATGTCACTTCAAAGCCATAACAAAAAAACACGCTGGCAAGATTACCTAAAGTCGGGTGATAGGATTTTTATTGGTTCAAATGCTGCTGTACCCAATGCACTTATCGACGATTTAATTAGTAATAGTGCTCAACTCCATGACATTGAAGCCGTTCACATATTAACGTTATCTGACAACAAATGGGCTAAAATTGAGCACAAAGATCTTTTTAAAGTAAACGCTTTCTTCATTGGTGGAAATAATGTTCGACAAGCAGTAGCCGAAGGAAGAGCTGATTATACCCCTTGTTTTATTTCAGAAATTCCAACGCTATTTAAAGAAAATATATTACCTCTCGACGCCGCCTTAATAATGGTGAGCCCTCCTGACAAATACGGATATTGCTCGCTAGGCGTAAGTGTTGACATTATTTCCTCTGCGGTTAAGGCAGCTAAATATGTTATTGCACAAGTAAATCCATTGATGCCTCGTACCAATGGTCATAGCTTTGTACACGTAAATCAAATTCATGCCTGGTTAGATGCTGAACAACCTATACCTGAACTTGCTCCCCCTGTTATGGATAAAGTGTCAGAACAAATAGGGCAGTACACTTCAATGTTAATTGAAAATGGCGCGACTATTCAAATAGGTATTGGTAAAATTCCTTCAGCCGTTTTACATTACCTAGCTAACCACAAAGACCTAGGTGTTCATAGTGAAATGATCACCGACGGAATTTTAGACTTAATGCTCAGCGGTGTAATCAATAATCGCCGTAAAACCTTTCATAAAGGCAAAACCGTTGTTAGCTTCTGTTTAGGTACTCAGCGATTATATGACTTTGTTGATGGCAACCCCCATGTAGAGTTTTATCCTTCAGAGCATATTAATTCGCCAATAAATATTGCTAAAAATGACAATATGGTGTCAATTAATAGTGCTATTGAAGTTGATTTAACTGGTCAAGTGGTATCAGACTCAATTGGCTATCAGTTCTATTCAGGTATTGGCGGTCAAGTCGACTTTATTCGCGGTGCTTGGTTTAGTAAAGGCGGTAAGCCGATTATTGCTTTGCCATCTACCACTAAAGACGGAAAGATTTCTCGTATTGTAGCTCACCTTACGGAAGGTGGTGGTGTAGTTACTTCACGTGATGACGTAGGATATGTAATTACTGAATATGGGATAGCTTCGCTCATTGGTAAGAGTATTCGTGAACGCGCACTTGAACTAATACGTATTGCCCATCCAAAGTTTAGAAAGCAATTATTGGAAGATGTTAGGAAGCATTATTGGGTACCTAGTTATCAGGATAATAGTCCAACGTCTGTTCCTGAGCTTGGACCGGTTGAGTTAAAAAAGTTTACCTTTGACAACCTTGAATACACATTAAGACCGCTAAGCCCATCAGATGAACGTAAGTTACAAGAGTTTTTCTATTCTCATAACAAAGAAACGTTGATCATGCGTTATAACCATTACGCACGACAAATGACGCGAGAAAGTTCATGTAAGCTAGTAAGTGTAGACCAACATAAAGATCTCGCTTTATGCTTTACCCAACGTAATGTTTTAGGTGAAGAGATACACGCAGTAGGTCGCTATTACTACATAGAAAGTAATAACTGCGCCGAAGTCGCATTTGTTATTCGTGAAAGCAAACGCGGCAAGGGTATGGCAAGAACATTACTCAATGAAATGATCCAAATTGCCAAAATACGCAAATTATCAAAGCTGGTCGCTTGTGTAAGAAGAGATAATGCTCCTATGCTCAAAGTATTTGAAAGTGCTGGCTTTGTTCGTACTTATTCGGAAGATAATGACGAAATAAGTTTAGCTGTAGACCTAAACAGTGATTTAAAAACCAACGAAAGTAATAAAAAGGAAAACTCATGACGGTAGGCATAATCAGCCATCATAAATGTAGTCTGCATGAAATGGGCGACCACCACCCAGAAAGCCCAAAACGCATGGCGGCTATACAAGATCAATTAATTCGTAGTGGCCTTGAATATGTTGTTAAACAAATGGATGCTACCCCTATTGATAAAAACTTATTATCGTTAGCGCATTGCCCAAAATATATTGACTACATTTTTGATAATGCGCCAACCGAAGGTACGTTTAGAATAGACGATGACACCGCAATGAACAGTGCATCACTATCAGCGGCTTTACTTTCGGCAGGTGCTGCAGTTGATGCCGTTGATAAAGTAATGAATAAAAGTTTAAGTGCGGTATTTTGTGCAACACGCCCGCCCGGACACCATGCTGAATATAATAAAGGCATGGGCTTTTGTATTTTTAATAATATTGCAATTGCAGCCGCTTACGCAAAAGAAAAATATAACCTGTCACGTGTTGCGATTGTAGACTTTGATGTTCATCATGGAAACGGCACAGAAAACATAGTGAAAGATAGAGAAGGTTATTTGTTTTGTTCAACTTATCAATACCCTTTTTATCCTTTTGAAATGCAAGAAAGCGATACTCCTCCTATAATCAACACGCCTATTGCCGCTACCTGCAAAGGCCCTGAATATCGTTTAGCTATAACAGAACACTGGCTACCTGCCCTTCATAAATTCAAACCCGAAATAATCTTTATATCTGCAGGATTTGACGCTCATATTGAAGATGAAATGTCGAGTGTTAGTTTAACTGAGGCCGATTACCGTTGGGTTACTGATCAGTTAAAAATAATAGCCGATACTTATGCACAAGGCAAAATTGTTTCAGTGTTAGAAGGTGGTTATGCACTTAGTGCTCTTGGTCGCAGTGTGGTAGAACACATTAAAGGACTAATTGGTAATTAGCATCACTGTATACTTTATATTAAACCATTAAATTTTGCTGTAGACCCTATTATTTGGTAGCCCAATACTCTATAGTCGATTTATGTTCACTAATAATTTTATAACTATGATTCGATTAAAAACCAGTTGTTTACTTTTTTGTTTGGGGCTTGTTGCTTGTTCTGAGTCAACAACACCTGCCGTACATAAAGAGCAAAACAAAGCACAGGTTACGCTTAGTAATGTTCATCAAGATATTAAAGTTTTAGCATCAGATGAGTTCGCCGGACGAGGACCTTTAACAGAAGGTGAAACATTAACCATTAACTACCTTGCTAAACAATACCAAGATATTGGTTTAGTTGGCGCTGTTAATGGTGACTTTTTACAACAAGTTGAAATGGCACAGTTAACGCCAGATCAAAATATGAAATTGTCAATTGGTGAGCTAAGCTTCAACGCTGGAAGCGACTTTACAGCTCGTACTCAGCAAATACAAACGAGCATTGAGATAGATAACTCAGATGTCGTTTTTGTTGGTTATGGTATTAACGCGCCTGAATATCAATGGAACGATTTTAAAGATATTGATGTAAAGGGTAAAACGTTAATTGTTTTAGTTAATGACCCTGGTTTTGCCACTCAAGACGATACTCTTTTTACAGGTAACGCCATGACTTACTATGGCCGTTGGACATATAAATATGAAGAAGCTGCGCGACAAGGTGCTGCAGCAGTACTTATTGTACACGAGACTGCGCCAGCAGCTTACCCGTGGAGTGTAGTTGAAAGTTCAAATACCGGAAGCAAATACACCTTAATTGATAACAACAAGAATGCATCTCAAATTCCTATTATGGGCTGGGTAGATGTGGAAGCTGCAGAAGCTATTTTTAACCAAGCTGGTCTTGATTATCACCAGTTAAAGCAACGCGCCCTAATGCCAGATTTTACGGCTGTTAACTTAAACAGCAAAGCTAATTTAACGCTTAACAACCAGATCACTATGGCTAAGTCTAATAATGTAATCGCTAAACTAACAGGAAGTGAGTCTCCCAATGAATATGTTGTTATCAGCGCTCATTGGGACCACTTCGGCACGAATGAAACCGACACGGGCCCTAAGATATTTAACGGTGCGGTAGACAACGCCTCAGGTACAGCTGCAACACTAGAAATAGCGCGTATTATGGCAAAAATGCATCAAATAAAACCCTTTAAACGCTCCATTATATTTGCTAATTTTACTGCCGAAGAAACAGGCCTCATTGGCTCTGAGCAGTTTGCCAACGGTGACGTAATTCCAACAAAGCAAATGGTTGCCTTATTAAATATTGATGGCATGAATGTTTTAGATGGAGTTGACTATATTCTACAATACGGCAAAGGTTTATCAGAAATGGAAGACTATTTAGCTAAGGCAGCTAGTGCTCAAGGGCGTACTGTAAAAATGGATCCTCGACCCCAAAATGGTTTGTTTTTCCGCTCAGATCATTTCTCGCTTGCTAAACAAGGTGTACCAAGCTTATTGTTTATGAGTCTGGGTGATACAGATCCTGACTACATCACTCACAAATATCATAAAGAAGCAGATGACTACTCCGCTGACTGGTCGCTTGGTGGTGTAGAGCAAGACATAGAGTTATTGATCGATATTGCTGTACAACTAGCAAATAATGGGGACTGGCCAAAATGGAAAGCAGAGTCAGATTTTAAAACGCGTCGTTTACAAGATCGCCCTAGTCATAATTAACCTCAACTACATCTAGAATAACGTTGGCTTGAATACAGACAATTTAAGCCAACTTTTTCTTAACTTTTATTATCATTAATTAAAAATTTCCTTACTTTAATACAATATAATTGCCACTAATACTCGATTAGTATTTCACCATTTCGAAAACACGCCCTCCCGCTATTATATTATTTTGTGTTATATTTTTACAAAAGGTAAACTCTTTAATGTTAATTAAATCATACACAAAAGTTAGCTTATACCAGTTTCATTAATTAAGTGGTCTATTTTATACGCAGTGAAAACAGTCAAATACAAGGTATTTATTTTCATAACTACTTGTTCTAATTATAAAATAAATAACGCAGTGGTTGAGAGTTTTAGCCAGTAGAAATGATCACATAGCTAGTAAGATTGGTATTATAGCGCTAGCTTATTGTTTGCCTTCTTATACTATCATTACTAAGCTTATAGAAAATGCTCATAATATTTATTTTAAAATCAACTAAATACACTAGGATCAAAATGTTTGAACTAGAAAAAATGCTTAGTTTATGTTAACTGAACTACTCCCTAATAAAGGGCAAAAGCAGCTTAAGCAAACAGAAGGGCTACAAAACCGCGTTTGGGATGACGTCATGCAGCGCACTAAGCCTGGCATTTTAATATATCCAATATTTTGGCTGATCATAGCCTACGGCTCCGGTTTTTATAAAAGTCATTTTATACTCACATGGACCTTAGAGTTTGTTTTTATTTTAGCGTCTTTTTGGCGTTTTTTTCAATTTAAGTATTTAGAACACTGGCAAACTTCTTGCCCAACAATATGGGCAGCGGGACTGTTAATTAGTGTAGTAACACACAGCTTAGGTTGGGGGATAATGTTTGGCTACTCAACTTTTATCGACAATACCGCTTTTAGCTTTTTTATGGGCTTTTCCAGTTCGGGAATAGCTGCCGGCGGCACCAATAGCTTTGCTCCAAAACGAATTTTAGCAACCAGCTTTATTATTACGTTTACGCTTCCACCTTTAATCGCAGCTATTATCGCAGGCGATCAGTGGGTTATGGCATCGTTGATCTCTGTATTCATTGTTTACACGTTAAATCTAGCTAAGCAGCAAAACCGTGAATATTGGCGCTCGTTAACTAACGAAGTTATCTTAGAAAAACACAGTAGAACCGACGCTCTTACGTCACTTAAAAATCGTAGGTTTTCGACGAAAAGCTTTATGAATTATGTCAATTATCTTCACGTAACCAAGAATACATCTCTGTATTAGTCATAGATATTGATCACTTTAAAAAAGTTAATGACAAATTAGGTCATGATTTTGGTGATGAATGTTTAAGGCAATTGGCCAGAGTGTTTGAGTCTTGCCTACCTAGAGCAACCGACGTGTGTGCAAGGTATGGCGGAGAAGAATTCGCAATAATTTTAACTGGCACAAATACTTTAGGCGCAGAACAAGTAGCTGAAAATATCAGGAAGAAAGTTGAAGCACACATAGTAAAGTACAATCAACAAGAAATGCGATTAACTGTAAGTATAGGTTTAGTATCAAAAATGTTAAAAACGTTTGACAAAAACATACCTACAGAGCTTTTTAAAAGCGCTGATGAAGCACTATATAATGCAAAAACAAAAAGTCGTAATTGTGTGGTGATTTCAGCTAACTCAGCCATTAATTAAGCCACTTTATTAAGCCAAAGTGTAAGCTTATTTAGATGAAAATAACAGTCTAGGTTACGTCCATTTAACTTTAGGTGGGGAGTATGCTTCAAAGGAGTTAATTAACGCTTGAGGGGTATCAGCCAATATCAGCATGTCAGAATATTGCGCATGTAAAAAACCAGAGTTAACCATATTATTGATCATATCCAGTAAATGTTGATAGAAACCGTTAGTATTATAAAACGCACAAGGTTTTGAATGATGTCCTAATTGCGCCCATGTCCACACTTCGAAAATCTCTTCTAATGTCCCTGCACCACCGGGTAATGCAACAAATGCATCGGCTAACTCAGCCATTTTTGCTTTTCTTGTATGCATATCTTTTACAATAAACAACTCAGTTAAACCTTCATGGGCAATTTCTTTTTCTTTAAGGTATTCAGGTATCACACCATAAGCCTTGCCGCCACTTGCTAAAACTGCGTCGGCAATAATCCCCATTAAGCCAACTTTTCCGCCGCCATAGACTAAGTCAATGCCATTTTTCCCAAAAAACTCACCGAGCTTTTTTGCTTCGTTTATATAAGTAGGGTTATTGCCCGTACTAGCGCCACAATATACAGCGATATTCATATTTATTAATACCTTATTAAAAAGTTATACCGCTTCATGAAATTAATTTTTTAATTTCAACGCTGACAGTATTGCTAAGCCTTCCGCATTACAAAAGTCGATTGCCTCATTAATATCATCCATTGTAATACCTAAATCATACATTAAATGCTTACCTAGGAAGTTTTTCTTGGAGTACATTCCAGGGTGTGAGTTAATTAATGCGAGTCGAGAAGTGATATAAAGCAATGAGCTAGCAGGCGAAAGTTCTTGCGCATACGCTTGATGATATTCCTTTATCGGTTTAATAATATGATCAGGTAGTTGCCACAAGCGCAATAATTCAGCACTTACATCAGCG is a genomic window containing:
- a CDS encoding alpha/beta fold hydrolase; the protein is MNQNSLYIKENEHQLHLRHIWSTPNGVPVLMLHGTIENGKIFYTESGKGLACYLAEQGFDVYVADFRGKGKSTPPIHENAQHGQFEIITKDIPLLIDEVVKRNSKKMHVICHSWGGVLFASTLARFPEKLAHIASNVCFGTKRSVLTSGFEKTLKVNLIWNSLAPKLAKRKGYIDAKKLRFGADSETLLFLKDSIDWVKPGKWQDRNDGFSYQEAAKNISWPPTWHITGVSDKVLGNVKDVQAFIDESYNNEAKLSLLSKESGNALNYDHINILTHPLSIDDHFPEVVNWLKSHS
- a CDS encoding LiaF domain-containing protein; protein product: MPVVIEDRPIENVREEVIDQLIMNYSHGKLSYEAFERRLDTAMASNSNVEIAALAEDLDLAVDPAYVESKRRELSTQYAVGDTKDVDYMVNIFGGSNRSGRWTVAKEIRSISIFGGSDIDFTDAQFGQKEITMKVLCLFGGDNIYVPENVNVVSKAFCIFGGVDNKAPCIADRNSPTIIIEGFAIFGGIDIKVKRTIKEKFVAFADNMKNMFN
- a CDS encoding DUF2986 domain-containing protein — encoded protein: MNRKKKINETLKKRAKKANAKLQQSNKPKYVNKAERARLESLSQFESTEQNTDINTTE
- a CDS encoding dipeptidase, which codes for MNSKLTILAASLTLILGCNNANVANEEQQSVTQSESAEQLVKRAKAIHERVIVLDTHNDFSDANFVEDKNYTMRLKSQVNLPKMEEGGLDVSWLIVYTGQGELNEAGYAKAYASAMKKFESIHRLTEEIAPDQIELALTSDDVRRIIKSGKKVAMIGVENGYPIGEDISNVKKFYDLGARYMSLAHNGHSQLSDSNTGDKDQQWLHNGLSDLGREAIKEMNKWGIMIDISHPSKMANMEMMRLSKAPVIASHSSSRAMNNHSRNLDDEELLMLKKNGGVVQAVAFQSYLNSQKHDTFLNAAKEVYQQTADKLGLALFDRKLYSTLDEAGKNKMVNDWQTIKEQSQPAIDTLSKTVKQVDVADLVDHIDYMVKLIGVDHVGISSDFDGGGGVLGWNDAAETHNVTIELVKRGYSESDIEKIWSGNLLRVLDDVQRVAKEIQANKT
- a CDS encoding serine hydrolase domain-containing protein; translation: MKFFNFLLLLCVFSSYSVEASESNYNTVKEQMFDLVFKLDKTPTEIAGLQLVLVKNGKVVFEHAEGFSSISPAGEKLPLTINHKVRIASISKLVLTLSLMTLVEDGLLSLDEDISKYLGFNLRNPNFPNRKITVKQVLAHVSSIRDNGPYFLPFGEHYQSLFEAKNLDAGRYFAAKENQGPGDYFAYSNLNFGLIAGVIENISGLRMDVFAKKVLFAPLNLDISFNVCDLYEEEYSLLATLYRKGHGGDFWDPTGPWISQVDGSEISCFYGGEKYSRSQRPDLSMLKNYQLGSNPTLFSPQGGVRASANDLAVLMKLFVGENTNDVISKQSIEMMLEPVWTYDKTIKNGDTNSDTASDNLTSVGINTAYGLSTHIIDLKEWGLTDKSHRFYGHLGSAYGLLGQFWFDPVTGDGFIALITGVGDDPEKPLSKTPLNAIEEKVLMMSLKALNYL
- a CDS encoding GNAT family N-acetyltransferase, whose translation is MSLQSHNKKTRWQDYLKSGDRIFIGSNAAVPNALIDDLISNSAQLHDIEAVHILTLSDNKWAKIEHKDLFKVNAFFIGGNNVRQAVAEGRADYTPCFISEIPTLFKENILPLDAALIMVSPPDKYGYCSLGVSVDIISSAVKAAKYVIAQVNPLMPRTNGHSFVHVNQIHAWLDAEQPIPELAPPVMDKVSEQIGQYTSMLIENGATIQIGIGKIPSAVLHYLANHKDLGVHSEMITDGILDLMLSGVINNRRKTFHKGKTVVSFCLGTQRLYDFVDGNPHVEFYPSEHINSPINIAKNDNMVSINSAIEVDLTGQVVSDSIGYQFYSGIGGQVDFIRGAWFSKGGKPIIALPSTTKDGKISRIVAHLTEGGGVVTSRDDVGYVITEYGIASLIGKSIRERALELIRIAHPKFRKQLLEDVRKHYWVPSYQDNSPTSVPELGPVELKKFTFDNLEYTLRPLSPSDERKLQEFFYSHNKETLIMRYNHYARQMTRESSCKLVSVDQHKDLALCFTQRNVLGEEIHAVGRYYYIESNNCAEVAFVIRESKRGKGMARTLLNEMIQIAKIRKLSKLVACVRRDNAPMLKVFESAGFVRTYSEDNDEISLAVDLNSDLKTNESNKKENS